In Streptomyces sp. NBC_01551, one DNA window encodes the following:
- a CDS encoding ABC transporter permease subunit: MSAFPAVLNSEWTKIRTVASTTWTLVAALVVTVGVSSGLCALFNATFDDLPKQQQLTFDPTLASFAGMTLGQLAMIIFGVLVVGTEYSTGMIRTSLAAVPQRAQLLFGKLTVATALALAVGLATSFLSFFLGQAVLGERSIDIGEEGVLRAVIGAGLYMALIALFSMGVATMLRSSVLAICILVPFFLLISRILNGVSATRKVAQYLPDQAGSKIMQVVPGAMDRGETPYGPWGGLGIMVLWVAASVLGGYLVLKNRDA; this comes from the coding sequence ATGTCCGCTTTCCCCGCCGTCCTCAACTCCGAGTGGACCAAGATCCGTACGGTCGCCTCCACGACCTGGACCCTGGTCGCCGCCCTGGTCGTCACCGTCGGGGTCAGCTCCGGGCTCTGCGCGCTCTTCAACGCCACCTTCGACGACTTGCCGAAGCAGCAGCAGCTCACCTTCGATCCGACCCTGGCGAGTTTCGCCGGCATGACCCTCGGCCAGCTGGCGATGATCATCTTCGGCGTGCTGGTGGTCGGCACCGAGTACAGCACCGGCATGATCCGCACCTCGCTCGCCGCCGTACCGCAGCGCGCGCAGCTGCTCTTCGGCAAGCTCACCGTCGCCACCGCGCTGGCGCTGGCCGTGGGCCTCGCGACCAGCTTCCTGTCCTTCTTCCTGGGACAGGCCGTCCTGGGCGAGCGCAGCATCGACATCGGCGAGGAGGGCGTCCTGCGCGCCGTGATCGGCGCAGGGCTCTACATGGCGCTGATCGCGCTGTTCTCGATGGGCGTGGCCACGATGCTGCGCAGCTCGGTGCTGGCGATCTGCATCCTGGTCCCGTTCTTCCTGCTGATCTCCAGGATCCTCAACGGGGTGTCCGCCACCCGCAAGGTCGCCCAGTACCTCCCCGACCAGGCCGGCTCCAAGATCATGCAGGTGGTTCCCGGGGCGATGGACAGAGGCGAGACGCCGTACGGCCCGTGGGGCGGCCTCGGGATCATGGTCCTGTGGGTGGCGGCTTCCGTACTCGGGGGCTACCTGGTCCTCAAGAACCGGGACGCCTGA
- a CDS encoding ABC transporter ATP-binding protein, whose product MIEAVGLTKRFGAKTAVDQLSFQVRPGHVTGFLGPNGSGKSTTMRMIVGLDRPTSGHVTINGAPFRDLPNAQRHVGALLDAKAVHGGRRARTHLLSVAQLSGIPEKRVDEVLGVVGLQDVARQRTKGFSLGMGQRLGIATALLGDPQVLLFDEPVNGLDPEGILWVRNLMKQLAAEGRTVFVSSHLMSEMALTADHLIVIGRGRLLADMGTQDFITHNSAGFARVRAAETDADGRNTLGTALTKAGGRVLQEPDGALRVTGLELPAISDLAHQAGVRLWELSPHRASLEEAYMRMTQSSVEYTSTDDPRAELWEPEPLTVPEWEDGPAAPEVPKSGFFAPPPPGAGGAPFLMPSDPGELAGAAKNTTPTQPEDSR is encoded by the coding sequence ATGATCGAGGCAGTCGGCCTGACCAAGCGCTTCGGCGCCAAGACCGCCGTCGACCAGCTGTCCTTCCAGGTCAGGCCTGGTCACGTCACCGGATTCCTGGGGCCCAACGGCTCCGGGAAGTCCACCACCATGCGCATGATCGTCGGGCTCGACCGGCCCACCTCCGGTCATGTCACGATCAACGGCGCGCCGTTCCGGGACCTTCCGAACGCCCAGCGGCACGTCGGGGCCCTGCTCGACGCCAAGGCCGTGCACGGCGGCCGGCGGGCCCGCACCCACCTCCTGTCGGTCGCCCAGCTCTCCGGGATCCCCGAGAAGCGGGTCGACGAGGTCCTGGGCGTCGTCGGCCTCCAGGACGTGGCCCGCCAGCGTACGAAGGGCTTCTCGCTCGGCATGGGCCAGCGGCTCGGCATCGCCACCGCCCTCCTCGGCGACCCGCAGGTGCTGCTCTTCGACGAGCCGGTCAACGGCCTCGACCCTGAGGGCATCCTCTGGGTCCGCAACCTCATGAAGCAGCTCGCCGCCGAGGGCCGGACCGTCTTCGTCTCCTCGCACCTGATGAGCGAGATGGCGCTGACCGCCGACCACCTCATCGTGATCGGCCGGGGCCGGCTGCTGGCCGACATGGGCACCCAGGACTTCATCACGCACAACTCGGCCGGATTCGCCCGGGTGCGCGCGGCCGAGACCGACGCTGACGGCCGGAACACCCTGGGTACCGCCCTGACCAAGGCGGGCGGCCGGGTGCTCCAGGAGCCCGACGGGGCGCTGCGGGTGACCGGGCTGGAGCTGCCCGCCATCTCCGACCTGGCGCACCAGGCCGGCGTACGGCTGTGGGAGCTGTCCCCGCACCGGGCCTCGCTGGAGGAGGCGTACATGCGGATGACCCAGTCCTCCGTCGAGTACACCTCCACCGACGACCCGCGGGCGGAGCTGTGGGAGCCGGAGCCGCTGACCGTCCCGGAGTGGGAGGACGGGCCGGCCGCCCCCGAGGTGCCCAAATCGGGGTTCTTCGCGCCTCCCCCGCCCGGAGCGGGCGGAGCGCCCTTCCTGATGCCGAGCGATCCCGGCGAGCTCGCCGGAGCCGCGAAGAACACCACCCCGACCCAGCCCGAGGACTCCCGATGA
- a CDS encoding ABC transporter ATP-binding protein produces the protein MIELEGLTKRFGAKLAVDDLSFQVRPGVVTGFLGPNGAGKSTTMRMMLDLDNPTSGTVRIDGKHYRDLPEPLKYIGALLDAKAMHGGRSAYNNLLCLAQANRIPARRVDEVLDLVGLTAVARQKSKRFSLGMGQRLGIAAALLGDPEILMFDEPVNGLDPEGILWIRNLMKGLAGEGRTIFVSSHLMSEMALTADHLVVIGQGKLLADLSMADFIQRNSRSYVRVRSPQLERLKGVLHAEGIDAISVPATGTLEIDGVAAERLGELAARHQIVLHELSPQRASLEEAFMRMTADSVEYHAHAPGTTGVPAGMAADNPARPADVPAWGAGFEATRKGGK, from the coding sequence ATGATCGAGCTTGAGGGACTTACCAAGCGATTCGGCGCCAAGCTCGCCGTGGACGACCTCAGCTTCCAGGTCCGGCCAGGGGTGGTCACCGGCTTCCTCGGCCCCAACGGGGCCGGCAAGTCCACGACCATGCGCATGATGCTGGACCTCGACAACCCGACCAGCGGCACCGTCAGGATCGACGGGAAGCACTACCGGGACCTGCCGGAGCCCCTGAAGTACATCGGGGCGCTGCTGGACGCGAAGGCCATGCACGGCGGCCGCAGCGCGTACAACAACCTGCTCTGCCTCGCCCAGGCGAACCGCATCCCCGCGCGCCGGGTCGACGAGGTGCTGGACCTGGTCGGTCTGACGGCCGTGGCCCGGCAGAAGTCGAAAAGATTTTCGCTCGGCATGGGGCAGCGGCTGGGAATCGCCGCCGCACTGCTCGGTGATCCGGAGATCCTCATGTTCGACGAACCCGTCAATGGTCTGGATCCCGAGGGAATTCTCTGGATCAGGAATCTCATGAAAGGGCTGGCAGGAGAGGGAAGGACGATCTTCGTTTCGTCTCACCTGATGAGCGAAATGGCACTGACCGCAGACCATTTGGTCGTGATCGGTCAGGGAAAGCTGCTCGCCGACTTGTCGATGGCCGATTTCATCCAGCGGAACTCCCGCAGTTACGTGCGCGTTCGCTCCCCGCAGCTGGAGCGGCTGAAGGGAGTGCTGCACGCGGAGGGAATCGACGCCATCAGCGTCCCGGCCACCGGCACCCTGGAGATCGACGGCGTGGCCGCCGAGCGGCTCGGGGAGCTGGCCGCCCGGCACCAGATCGTGCTCCACGAACTCAGCCCGCAACGGGCCTCACTGGAGGAAGCGTTCATGCGCATGACGGCGGACTCCGTCGAGTACCACGCCCACGCTCCGGGCACCACCGGCGTGCCCGCGGGAATGGCGGCCGACAATCCGGCCCGGCCGGCCGACGTCCCCGCCTGGGGCGCCGGGTTCGAGGCGACGCGCAAGGGCGGAAAGTGA
- the mce gene encoding methylmalonyl-CoA epimerase, translating into MLTRIDHIGIACFDLDKTVEFYRATYGFEVFHSEVNEEQGVREAMLKINETSDGGASYLQLLEPTREDSAVGKWLAKNGEGVHHIAFGTEDVQGDSEAIRGKGVRVLYDQPRTGSMGSSITFLHPKDCHGVLTELVTSNPEH; encoded by the coding sequence ATGCTGACAAGAATCGACCACATCGGGATCGCCTGCTTCGACCTGGACAAGACTGTCGAGTTCTACCGTGCCACCTACGGGTTCGAGGTGTTCCACTCCGAGGTCAACGAGGAGCAGGGCGTCCGCGAGGCCATGCTCAAGATCAACGAGACCTCCGACGGCGGGGCCTCGTACCTCCAGCTCCTGGAGCCCACCCGCGAGGACTCCGCGGTCGGCAAGTGGCTGGCCAAGAACGGTGAGGGGGTCCACCACATCGCGTTCGGCACCGAGGACGTCCAGGGCGACTCGGAGGCCATCCGCGGCAAGGGCGTCCGGGTCCTGTACGACCAGCCGCGCACCGGTTCCATGGGCTCTTCCATCACCTTCCTCCACCCCAAGGACTGCCACGGAGTCCTCACCGAACTGGTCACCTCCAACCCCGAGCACTGA
- a CDS encoding cellulose-binding protein, whose product MSDSHSPFGFELVRRGYDRGQVDDRITKLVSDRDSALGRINSLEKRIEELHLETQNAQAQVSDAEPSYAGLGARVEKILRLAEEEAKDLREEARRAAEQHRELAESAAQQVRNDAESFAADRKSKAEDEGVRIVEKAKADSATLRSEAQKDAASKREEADALFEETRAKAAQAAADFETNLAKRREQSERDLASRQAKAEKRLAEIEHRAEQLRLEAEKLRTDAERRARQTVETAQRQAEDIVADANAKADRIRSESERELAALTNRRDSINAQLTNVREMLATLTGAAVAAANPIVDDEPVTRGVPAQQSR is encoded by the coding sequence ATGAGCGACTCTCACTCCCCCTTCGGCTTCGAGCTCGTGCGGCGTGGTTACGACCGCGGTCAGGTGGACGACCGCATTACCAAGCTGGTGTCCGACCGCGACAGCGCACTTGGCCGTATCAACTCTCTGGAAAAGCGGATCGAGGAACTGCACCTCGAGACGCAGAACGCCCAGGCCCAGGTGAGCGACGCCGAGCCGTCGTACGCCGGCCTCGGCGCCCGGGTCGAGAAGATCCTGCGCCTGGCCGAGGAGGAGGCGAAGGACCTGCGCGAGGAGGCCCGTCGCGCGGCCGAGCAGCACCGTGAGCTCGCCGAGTCGGCCGCCCAGCAGGTGCGCAACGACGCCGAGTCGTTCGCCGCCGACCGCAAGTCGAAGGCGGAGGACGAGGGCGTCCGTATTGTCGAGAAGGCCAAGGCCGATTCGGCCACCCTGCGCTCCGAGGCCCAGAAGGACGCGGCCTCCAAGCGCGAGGAGGCGGACGCGCTCTTCGAGGAGACCCGCGCCAAGGCCGCCCAGGCCGCCGCGGACTTCGAGACCAACCTGGCCAAGCGCCGCGAGCAGTCCGAGCGTGACCTCGCCTCCCGCCAGGCCAAGGCCGAGAAGCGCCTCGCGGAGATCGAGCACCGCGCCGAGCAGCTGCGCCTGGAGGCCGAGAAGCTGCGTACGGACGCCGAGCGCCGGGCCCGCCAGACCGTGGAGACCGCGCAGCGCCAGGCCGAGGACATCGTGGCCGACGCCAACGCCAAGGCCGACCGGATCCGCAGCGAGTCCGAGCGCGAGCTGGCGGCGCTCACCAACCGCCGCGACTCGATCAACGCCCAGCTGACCAACGTCCGCGAGATGCTGGCGACGCTGACGGGCGCGGCCGTCGCCGCCGCCAACCCGATCGTCGACGACGAGCCGGTCACCCGCGGCGTTCCGGCGCAGCAGAGCCGCTAG
- the scy gene encoding polarized growth protein Scy, whose product MRGYESQESHQAEADHLSRFEAEMERLKKERGKAVQHAEDLGYQVEVLRAKLHEVRRSLASRPAYDSADMGYQAEQLLRNAQIQADQMRSDAERELRDARAQTQRILQEHAEHQARLQAELHTEAVNRRQRLDQELNERRQTVEAHVNENVAWAEQLRARTEAQARRLMEESRAESEQALNAARSEAARLAEEARRRLTSDAEAARAEAENTLLRARKEAERLLTAASSQAQEASEHAERLRSTTSAEAEQTRQQTLDLGRVAEARVQEADGALRTARAEAEKLLADAKESAARQLSSAESVNEQRTRTAKEQVARLVGEATKDAEVLKAEAEQTLADARAAVERMRTEAGEQARAAAAEDTAAQLAKAARTAEDVLNKASEDARATTRAASEEAERIRREAESEAERLRAQAAATADELKGAAKDDTEEYRARTVELQEEARRLRGEAEQLRAEAVAEGERIRGEARREAVQQIEEAAKTAEELLGKAKADADELRGGASAESERVRAEAVERATTLRRQAEETLERTRAEAERLRAEAEEQAEAVRAEADAAARERREQTEQALAAKRAEADEELVRLHTDAEGRLSTAEQTLRDARAAAENIRRETTEENDRLRAESAERIRTLQTQSEAEADQLRTEAAQDAGRVRAEAEQVAVRLRGEAEAEAERVRSEAQETADRLRAEAKAAAERVSAEAAEALAAAQEEAARRRREAEETLAAARTDAGNERAQAREQSEELLAQARKRSEEAQAEAVWLTEEAERRASEVVSAAEATAQQVRDSVAGLHEQAEEEIAGLRSAAEHAAERTTTEAEAEAARVRADAYDERERATGDANRIRAEARAETDAAKALAERTVGDAIAEAEQLRTDTAEYAQRVRTEATDALAAAERDATRTRADARDDANRIRGEAAESLEASRSEGGRIVAEATAEAKRLTDETEAANAVTVGEAAAEAERLTTEAALAADATRAEAAGTLDEARSEANRLRSEAAEQADRLITEAASEAERLTQETRAANEATVGEATAKAERLTKQAAETMAAAERDAARILVDARTEGDRLVDETRVANEATVGEAAAEAERLRTEAARSLDEARAEGGRIIGEATAEAERVTVAASETLESAERESEQTLDEAREAANRLRSEAAEQADRLITEAASEADKLVEQTRKDNERTVGEAATEAERLRAEASEALASAQEHATRTRSEAERVKAAAASEAERTRTQARTESERMLDEAREAANKRRTEAAEQVDRLITEASAEAEKLTSDAQQQALAATTAAEEQADAMVDAARKEAARITSEATIEGNSLVEKARTDADELLVGARTDASAIRERAEELRARVEGEVEELHERARRESAEQMKSAGERVDKLVRAATEQSVEAEAKAKALVSDASSEASKVRIAAVRKAETLLKEAEQKKAGVVREVESTLAEARAEAERLVEEGRRELEVLVRRREDIQAEISRVQDVLEALESFEAPSGGAKPGVGGQGAGGVKAGATAGSTRSGGKASEG is encoded by the coding sequence GTGCGGGGCTACGAAAGCCAGGAGAGCCATCAGGCTGAAGCCGACCATCTCTCGCGCTTCGAAGCCGAGATGGAGCGGCTGAAGAAGGAGCGCGGGAAGGCCGTCCAGCACGCCGAGGACCTGGGGTACCAGGTCGAGGTGTTGCGGGCCAAGCTCCACGAGGTACGCCGCAGCCTGGCGTCCCGTCCGGCCTACGACAGTGCGGACATGGGCTACCAGGCGGAGCAGCTGCTCCGCAATGCCCAGATCCAGGCCGACCAGATGCGCTCCGACGCCGAGCGCGAACTGCGCGACGCCCGGGCGCAGACCCAGCGCATCCTGCAGGAGCACGCCGAGCACCAGGCGCGCCTGCAGGCCGAGCTGCACACCGAGGCCGTAAACCGGCGCCAGCGGCTGGACCAGGAGCTCAACGAGCGCCGCCAGACCGTCGAGGCGCACGTCAACGAGAACGTGGCGTGGGCCGAGCAGCTGCGCGCCCGTACCGAGGCGCAGGCGCGCCGGCTCATGGAGGAGTCCCGGGCCGAGTCCGAGCAGGCGCTGAACGCCGCCCGCTCCGAGGCCGCCCGGCTCGCCGAGGAGGCCCGCCGCCGGCTGACCTCCGACGCCGAGGCCGCCCGCGCCGAGGCCGAGAACACGCTGCTGCGCGCCCGCAAGGAGGCCGAGCGGCTGCTCACCGCCGCGTCCTCGCAGGCCCAGGAGGCCAGCGAGCACGCGGAGCGGCTGCGTTCCACCACCTCCGCCGAGGCCGAGCAGACCCGGCAGCAGACCCTGGACCTCGGCCGGGTGGCCGAGGCCCGCGTCCAAGAGGCCGACGGGGCGCTGCGCACGGCCCGCGCCGAGGCCGAGAAGCTGCTCGCGGACGCCAAGGAGAGCGCCGCCCGGCAGCTGTCCTCGGCCGAGTCCGTCAACGAGCAGCGCACCCGGACCGCCAAGGAGCAGGTCGCCCGGCTGGTCGGCGAGGCCACCAAGGATGCCGAGGTCCTCAAGGCGGAGGCCGAGCAGACCCTGGCCGACGCCCGCGCCGCCGTGGAGCGGATGCGCACCGAGGCCGGCGAGCAGGCGCGTGCCGCGGCCGCCGAGGACACCGCGGCGCAGCTGGCGAAGGCGGCCCGCACGGCCGAGGACGTACTGAACAAGGCCTCGGAGGACGCCCGGGCGACGACCCGCGCCGCGTCCGAGGAGGCCGAGCGGATCCGCCGCGAGGCGGAGTCCGAGGCGGAGCGGCTGCGCGCCCAGGCGGCGGCCACAGCCGACGAGCTCAAGGGCGCCGCGAAGGACGACACCGAGGAGTACCGGGCCCGCACGGTCGAACTCCAGGAGGAGGCCCGGCGGCTGCGCGGCGAGGCCGAGCAGCTGCGCGCCGAGGCCGTCGCCGAGGGCGAGCGGATCCGGGGCGAGGCCCGCCGCGAGGCGGTCCAGCAGATCGAGGAGGCGGCCAAGACCGCCGAGGAGCTGCTGGGCAAGGCCAAGGCGGACGCGGACGAGCTGCGCGGCGGGGCGAGCGCCGAGAGCGAGCGGGTCCGCGCCGAGGCCGTCGAGCGGGCCACCACGCTGCGCCGGCAGGCCGAGGAGACCCTGGAGCGCACCCGCGCCGAGGCCGAGCGGCTGCGCGCGGAGGCCGAGGAGCAGGCGGAGGCAGTCCGGGCCGAGGCCGACGCGGCGGCGCGCGAGCGGCGCGAGCAGACCGAGCAGGCGCTGGCCGCGAAGCGGGCGGAGGCCGACGAGGAGCTCGTGCGGCTGCACACCGACGCCGAGGGCCGGCTGTCCACCGCCGAGCAGACGCTGCGCGACGCCCGCGCGGCGGCGGAGAACATCCGCCGGGAGACGACCGAGGAGAACGACCGGCTGCGTGCCGAGTCGGCGGAGCGGATCCGCACCCTCCAGACGCAGTCGGAGGCGGAGGCCGACCAACTGCGCACCGAGGCGGCGCAGGACGCCGGCCGGGTGCGCGCCGAGGCCGAGCAGGTGGCCGTACGGCTGCGCGGCGAGGCCGAGGCCGAGGCGGAGCGGGTGCGCTCCGAGGCCCAGGAGACGGCGGACCGGCTGCGCGCGGAGGCGAAGGCCGCCGCGGAGCGGGTCTCCGCGGAGGCCGCGGAGGCGCTGGCCGCCGCCCAGGAGGAGGCCGCCCGGCGCCGCCGCGAGGCCGAGGAGACGCTGGCCGCGGCCCGCACGGACGCGGGCAACGAGCGGGCGCAGGCCCGTGAGCAGAGCGAGGAACTGCTGGCGCAGGCCCGCAAGCGCTCCGAGGAGGCGCAGGCCGAGGCGGTCTGGCTGACCGAGGAGGCCGAGCGGCGCGCGTCGGAGGTCGTGTCGGCGGCCGAGGCCACCGCGCAGCAGGTGCGGGACTCCGTGGCCGGGCTGCACGAGCAGGCCGAGGAGGAGATCGCCGGGCTGCGCAGCGCCGCCGAGCACGCGGCGGAGCGTACGACGACGGAGGCGGAGGCCGAGGCCGCCCGCGTCCGCGCGGACGCCTACGACGAGCGCGAGCGCGCCACCGGGGACGCCAACCGGATCCGCGCCGAGGCGCGGGCCGAGACGGACGCGGCGAAGGCGCTGGCCGAGCGCACGGTCGGCGACGCGATCGCCGAGGCGGAGCAGCTGCGCACCGACACCGCGGAGTACGCGCAGCGGGTGCGTACCGAGGCGACGGACGCGCTGGCCGCGGCCGAGCGCGACGCGACCCGTACCCGCGCGGACGCCCGGGACGACGCGAACCGCATCCGCGGCGAGGCGGCGGAGTCCCTGGAGGCCTCCCGCTCGGAGGGCGGCCGGATCGTCGCCGAGGCGACGGCGGAGGCCAAGCGGCTGACCGACGAGACCGAGGCCGCGAACGCGGTGACGGTCGGCGAGGCGGCGGCGGAGGCCGAGCGGCTGACCACCGAGGCGGCCCTGGCGGCCGACGCCACCCGCGCCGAGGCGGCGGGCACCCTGGACGAGGCGCGCTCCGAGGCCAACCGGCTGCGCAGCGAGGCCGCCGAGCAGGCGGACCGGCTCATCACCGAGGCCGCGTCCGAGGCCGAGCGGCTCACGCAGGAGACGCGCGCCGCGAACGAGGCCACGGTCGGCGAGGCGACGGCGAAGGCCGAGCGGCTCACGAAGCAGGCGGCCGAGACGATGGCCGCGGCCGAGCGGGACGCGGCGCGGATCCTGGTCGACGCCCGTACCGAGGGCGACCGGCTGGTCGACGAGACGCGCGTGGCCAACGAGGCCACGGTCGGCGAGGCGGCGGCGGAGGCCGAGCGGCTGCGCACGGAGGCGGCCCGGTCCCTGGACGAGGCCCGCGCGGAGGGCGGCCGGATCATCGGCGAGGCCACCGCGGAGGCCGAGCGGGTCACGGTCGCGGCGAGCGAGACGCTGGAGAGCGCCGAGCGGGAGTCCGAGCAGACCCTCGACGAGGCGCGCGAGGCGGCGAACCGGCTGCGCAGCGAGGCCGCCGAGCAGGCGGACCGGCTCATCACCGAGGCGGCGTCCGAGGCGGACAAGCTCGTCGAGCAGACCCGCAAGGACAACGAGCGCACGGTCGGCGAGGCCGCCACCGAGGCGGAGCGGCTGCGCGCGGAGGCGTCGGAGGCCCTGGCCTCGGCGCAGGAGCACGCGACCCGTACCCGGTCGGAGGCCGAGCGGGTCAAGGCGGCGGCCGCGAGCGAGGCGGAGCGCACCCGTACGCAGGCCCGTACCGAGTCCGAGCGGATGCTGGACGAGGCGCGCGAGGCGGCCAACAAGCGCCGTACCGAGGCCGCGGAGCAGGTGGACCGGCTCATCACCGAGGCCTCGGCGGAGGCCGAGAAGCTGACCTCCGACGCGCAGCAGCAGGCCCTCGCCGCCACCACGGCGGCCGAGGAGCAGGCGGACGCGATGGTCGACGCGGCGCGCAAGGAGGCCGCGCGGATCACCTCGGAGGCGACGATCGAGGGCAACTCCCTGGTGGAGAAGGCCCGTACGGACGCGGACGAGCTGCTGGTCGGCGCGCGGACGGACGCGTCGGCCATAAGAGAGCGGGCGGAGGAGCTGCGCGCCCGCGTCGAGGGCGAGGTCGAGGAGCTGCACGAGCGTGCGCGCCGGGAGTCGGCCGAGCAGATGAAGTCGGCCGGCGAGCGCGTGGACAAGCTCGTGCGCGCGGCGACCGAGCAGAGCGTGGAGGCCGAGGCGAAGGCCAAGGCGCTGGTGTCGGACGCGAGCAGCGAGGCGAGCAAGGTCCGCATCGCGGCGGTCCGCAAGGCGGAGACGCTGCTGAAGGAGGCCGAGCAGAAGAAGGCCGGCGTGGTCCGCGAGGTCGAGTCGACGCTGGCGGAGGCCAGGGCGGAGGCGGAGCGGCTCGTCGAGGAGGGGCGGCGTGAGCTGGAGGTCCTGGTGCGCAGGCGCGAGGACATTCAGGCGGAGATCTCCCGTGTCCAGGACGTTCTTGAGGCGTTGGAATCATTCGAGGCGCCTTCGGGTGGCGCGAAGCCCGGAGTCGGCGGCCAGGGCGCGGGGGGCGTGAAGGCCGGCGCGACAGCGGGTTCCACTCGTTCGGGTGGTAAGGCGTCAGAGGGCTAG